In the Buteo buteo chromosome 8, bButBut1.hap1.1, whole genome shotgun sequence genome, TACATCTAAAGTAATCTTTTGGCAACCCTGGGTAAGGAATGAAATGGATAATTCACTAACTCAGAATTTTATACTGGATGTTTTCATACTAACCTCCTgcttatagaatcatagaatcgtttaggttggaaaagaccttcatcGAGatcaaccatcaaccatgcccactaaaccatgtcctgaagtaccccatcCACTCggtttttgaatacctccagggatggtgactcaaccgcttccctgggcagccaattccaatgtttgacaaccctctcagtaaaaaaatttttcctaatatctaacctaagtcttatattattattaaaatatatatattatattgtatatatattactaaaatattattaaaattatattttaatgcagTTCAGATACATTATAACATAGCTACTTGAACAGTCAACTGTAAGTTGTATAACTCTGTAGATGTGGTATCCTACACTTACAAATAAGTGTCTTTATCGCtaatagtttgctttttttatttaacattatatttaaaaatccaagCAATTAAAACAcgtacatatttttttaagtaattcagGAAGTGAAATAGGCTATTCTAAAAAGATATTAATGCAACAGCTAGGTCAGTGCTTTAAGGCTTGCTCATTTTTAGTGTTGATGTGCATGCATAACTTCTCCCTAAGTGAAGCAGGAAATCACTGCTGTTGAAGAACAGACAGGCTATTAGTCACAGCTCAGCATCTTGCAGCATGCTTAAGTACTCCCACTGTTTGCAGCACCCTGTTAACTTCCACATATGAAATGCTGGAAGCAGGTTTcccaatttccttttttaaaagggtGTTATATTCTAGTGCTTTAACAAAACTCTTGAGAACAGTTCTGTTTCCCTTTGTGCCAGTATCTGATTGCTTAAAGCTGTCTAAGGTAAATCCACACACTTGAAACTGATCTAGCCCAAGGCTTAGCCACCTGAATTGCCTCTGAAACAGACTTTCTCAAAGGTATATAAACAAAACACTATAGAAATATAATTTACTTAGCTGTACTTAACTACATTATAGATTGGTGAATCGTTGTGTCTTCTGACATCTGTGAGTTCAACAGCAGTACGTTTGCTTGCATGTAGATGGTAACATTGATCGTCTTGGCTAAGTAAGAGGAGTAATTCAAAATGAACAAATCGTAGACCATCCCCAACAGTAATGACTCAACAGATTTCTTCCTGGATCAGTGTTGTGATGTGTCTCAGCCTTTACCTTCCTGATGTTGAGGTGTATTTTTGTAACCTTTATTATGTTTGGACAATAGCTTGATAATGTTACATAattgataaaaacaaaaaaaaaatcaaattattcttATAGTCCTTTATAGAGAAGACCACTACACAGAAAGCTTAATCTGTGGTCTGCCTTAAATAATTCTGAATGAGGAAGTTAGTTACTGTGTCATAAAACCTTTATGTTTTTTATCAGAAATCATTActccataatttttttaatactagatTTTagacttttaataaaataaaatgatagCTTGGCCTAGAATGTGATTGTGCTTCTTACTAAGTTTAGTTAATTCACAGAAACTGCTGGTTTGAGTGCAGCTTGGAGTTTAGCTGTGGTGTCTGTCACAGAATTTATTCAGAAGTGATATACATGGATTATAGGGTCTGTTTCTCTGAAGTTGACTTAAGGAGTATTGGCAAAGTAAGGAGGAAGGGAATGTGGGCATACAGAAACAAAGTCAAGATGCAGGTTTAAACTTCCTCCTGTTATGTGTCATCAACTTCTCTTGAGGAACAGGGAAAGAGTAACTTTCTTAGCATAGTTAAGTAGTGCTAATCTTCAGTCTAAACGGGGTGGGGGAGCGTGTCTTGAAAGGGCAGTATTTTTGTCCCTGTTGCACTTGCTCTTGCAGCTCAGTTTGAGGATTCATGCTCAGGGAGGCTCAATGGACTGAGCTACACATACATACTTTATTGCAAAACTGGCTTTTGTGCCTGAAGGATCATTATCAGGTGATTTAGCACATCAGAATGCTAACGTGagtctttaaaatatgcaaaatacttaaaatggtcatttattatttcatatgtGAGAAATGAAGCTGATTCTGTACAGTGGTTTTAAAGTTCTAGATGGGGTTTAGGATATCCTGGTGGTGTGGGTCTTCTGGAGTTTGGTGTTGGCTTTTGTTTGCCTTGTGCAGACAAAGTGAACATCAGAGATTGtgtactgttttgtttttctgagaaggCGGCACAGTAATCTCTGGATTGAAataggaaatgttttaaattcatGTGTAACTGAATTGCATAAGCCAGGaaataatgtgttttctgtcagtttgagacaaatttcttctttttaatttcattataatATGGGAAAATGATTAACTGAACTCTGGTAGCAAATATGTAATACTAATAACAGATCTGCAGGTTTAACTGATGGTTGGGGGGAAATATATGAACACATAAAAATATACGTGTGTCTGTGTATAAAAGCTGTCTGTATGTGTACGtctcaacaaaacaaaaccctctgCCTGAATATGGCATCCTAcaaactgctttgaaattcCAGTTGTAGGATTTCCACATAAGAATGCGGTGCTGTATGGAGATACCTGACTATGCTCTAATTCTCCTGTTAGGAGGATGTAACTATCTAGCCCATGTTTCACAGAGCACACAAAGGTGACTAGAGTGCTAAGCAGTTGTGCTGCCTGTGGTGCTGTTTAGAGTTCAGGTATCTTCACGTGGGAATGCATTGTGCAATGCAGGTGTGTTCTTCGTTAATGAACGCTTTGTGATCCTCTGGGCAATGCCTGTGGAAATCCCAGCTTCAGGAACTTAATACCTGAATGTATTTGTTCAAATATCAGACTTGTCTCTGAAGGTTTCAAAGTTGAAATTCTGTAATAATTACGGTTTAGTTTTACATTACTTGTCGTAGAGAATGAATCTGTCTGAACCTGGTTTCATGCGGGTATGTCTTAATGCAGAATTAGTTAAAAATCTGTGAGTTTCTTGAAATTAGAGGGTTTGTAACAGACAAAACCAtaacagaaggggaaaacatgattgagctgatttttatttactcttttgcTTATCTGGTGCTACTAACTACGATAACATCTTGGAGAATGCTAGATGACAAGGAAACTGGCttgcttccatttctgtttaaagTTGGACAACAGCTGAATAGCAAATGATGGTCTGTATCCCAGGTCTTGTAATATAAAAGAAGAGATAGTATAAATACTGGGCGTTTATTCCCctgatttatatttattaattaCATTTCCATGATCCTTTAAAGTGCTGATAGGCTCACAGCATTTGAGGCAATTTCAATGTCAGGTTGGTGCATCCTAGTCTCCAGGCTGAGACAAAGatgatataaaaaaatctgtcttgttGCATAGCTTTTTTCCTATTAAGGTCTATAAAATCTTGTGTAATATCATTCTGTGTTCTTTAtgttcatcttaaaaaaaaaaaaaaagtggtttagtTGTTAAAAGCTATAAACATTCaaatatcatttttttcttcttagaccctacagaaaaatatgtcactgaaataaaatgggtTGTAAGGTATAGCTGAAAGGATTGGAAActgctgttttaatttcattctgttCCAAAATAATTACccatccttctttttttcaatgttaatgaaataataaccaataaaatgtattattctggcaacaaaagctaaaaaattTCATCACTGCCCTTTAGGCTAGACAGATGAGAACTTGGTTCAAGGTAATATTTGCAGTCCAGGGGTATGACTCATATCTGCAACCTTGAATGGACTTGTGGAACTTGCTGCAGTTTCCAGTAAACCTCTTAACTACGAATTCAAGTCCAAACATAGTTGGTGGTGCTATTCTTAATCTTCTAAGTGCCATATAAGTACCGCTGAGTAATAGTAGAGCTGTGTGGCTAGTTCTAAAAGTACATTCTTGCATTTTCTATGTGTGAATTTGGGAGGTTTGTACATGCAAACAAGCAAATTGGGCAGTTAATGTTACTTACCTGGCATCATCCAGAATACAGAAATACTATCTTATGGCTTCCGTTCTCTTCAAGGTcaatttaattgatttttttcttccaaagtgtGAGACATCTTTAACATAGTAGCTCCTGCAGTAAAGTTTTCATTGTCTAATATGGTAGTAAAGTCTCTTCTTAGTGAAGTAGTTTATAGGGAAcatgaattttgaaaatgtgtttaaaggGTCAGTTGGATCTCTGTTCAGTTTTACATAGTATGTCTTTGCTATGTACTAAAATACAAATGAGCTAATAGAAATGCAGTGTGAGATGATTTGTATGCACACTTGATGTATGGAATGTACTGGCTTTATCATATGAAAGTGAGGAGAGAACTTTAATTTATGAACAAGATGATATCTAGTCTTTACCAGGTGTCTGGTTTTGGAAGTTAATGAATGGCACTGGCATTTTCCTTCTAGCCAATCTCATAAATCATAAGATTTAACTCTCAAATGAAACTGCATGCATACACTTAAAAATAGTTGTTGGCTTTAAGTCTTGTCAGGCGGATGTATATGTCTCTAAAGATCCCATTTTTCAGTGTTGGCAGAATTATACAACTGAAGCGTATCAGTTTTCCCCAGCTCTTGTCATTTGAACGTGTGGATGACTTGCTGTCTTAGGTTATCATGGGctggttttatttaatgtattttgaacAGGTCTTGGGACCTGCTTTTCTATTATAAGAACCCCCCTCTTTCAGCACTCTTAATAAGCAGACTAAGATGCAGCAGTGGCTTAAAATAGACGTGAACATTTAATGTCTTGTGAAGCATTTCCCCGTCTGCTGCAGGTCTTAGCGCTGTACACTAGGTGAACCAAACTTGAGCTCATCTGATCTTTGTGTTGCTAGTGGACACTAGCAGATGTTTAGGAGCTGTTTTGTGAGCTGGCTAAACATGCCTGTTCACAGAGCGATACTGTGTGTGTGCgggaggggagcagcagctgggacgTTTCAGAATGTGTAGTGAAAGCCGGGGCTCCTAAAGTAGGCAGCCACAGACGGGTGCCCTTCACAAGGGTTCATGCTTGCTTACAGgattaaaggaaaaagcataGGTGCCTATCACAAATCTTTCTAGAGGTAACTAGTTAAGATGAGGTGAGTTGTGCCTGAGAAGTGTTTCTTCACTGGCTATGAAGGCAGCCTCCACAACTAGCTAAAACTACAGGTGTACCTTTTCTAAGTGTTCTGACTTAAACAGTTAATTTCATCCATGTTGCCAGTACTATACAAATTTGTTTTATGAAGTGCATTCACTCTCCTTTGACTGTCCTTAATAACCACATGTACTTTACACGTTTATGGAAGCTATATATATGGTAGACGCCAGTGTTATACTGAGaaggcagcttttctttttctttctctatggTCGGGTATAAAACTTACCCAGAAGTATTTATAAATTCTTTAAAGGGACTTTAATATGGCTTTAACTAATGTAGTACAAACTTAAAATTGACTGTTCATGTGTCTAGAAGTATTCTTGTTAATTTTAGTTCACTTCATCTTaaattctggggttttttttcctcttcagctgtTCAAGCTAAGGTTATTCACCATTGCAAAAACAGTTAGTTTCCAGCATTGCATTACAAATTGCTAAGAAGGGAACACACACTTTCTTTAACATTATTTCCAGCTGATGGAGCTGAAAGACCAAATaagaaggtttttaaaaaaaagaataacaaattaaaaaaaaaccactgtggAAGATAAACAAGCAGGCTAATGatcactgattttcttttttttaatgaaaacgTTTGTGAAAGGATGTGAAGTAGTCTGGGAATTCAGGAGCATTCCTTTAGAATTGAacttctttattattattataatctCCAAATAAGACAGCTATTCTAGCCAGCTTTATATATAAATGTGAGCAAACATTTCAATGCAGTTCTGTATCTTTATCATGAAGAAGAGTATACATAGTTCTCAGTGAACCAGTTGCAAGGGCACAAGCAAAGTCTTTATGGACTTCTTCCCTTAAAAACAACCCAACAGATTTTAATATGATGGAAACTGATTTGCTTTCACGTACGAGTGCTTTAAAATGGGGTGGAATTTATTGAGATGTGCTTATGCACCTGATTATATGGTAAATAGTCTCCCTGCTCTCTGCTACTTTGCACTTACAAATAACTAGAAGTTACAAAAATGTATACTACTTCATAAATTGCGTAATTGCTAgtcatttatttacaaaattattttgcaggaCTGGATTAGGACTCAGTATGTTGAGAACTATACCAGTATAGAGGAAGAGTTTCTGCCTTGCATAGctttaaaattgaaatgctccacttcccccctgccccctctcCCGTAAGCAGCCCTGTTCTCACAAGTGCTCAACGTAGAAAGATACTGCTGGGTAATTTGATACCATTCCTCTTTCATCTAGGACACATGAGTTACCAGAATCAGAAGCAAATAATGGATGGTAAACACTTACTGAGATTCTTTTATGATTTGTCTTGAGGTTTGGCATTATCCTGTGAATCTTGCTCACTTGAGGAATCGTCTCTGGCATCTGCTGTCTTAAGTTAGATATGGTCTTCTAGATGTTACTGAATttaggtggattttttttttcctgcagataaAGCATTCCTGCTCTTGATGGCTGTGggctttttgctgctttttgcagttctttttccttctctgaaaaaataagTATGAAGGGTAGGACATACTTGGACATAGTCTGCAATCCTCTTCTTGGAAAGTAAGATAAAGGACAAATGTACACATACCTAAatatatggggggggggaatgttgATGGTTATATGATTGCTGACTTGAAGAACcagcctaaaaataaaaaggttgaGATGGGTATTAGCAAACAGGGATGTTGAGACAAAACTGAAACCCTGTGAAAATCGCCATAACTCACAATAGCTGTTCATCAAAGTTACGATATTACTTCTTTTAATGTACAGAAGTCCTACCTTGCTTTATTCATCTCTTTGTGTATAGTGTGGAATAAAGTAATGTGTCTTCTAAGCTTTATATATCATTCGTTTTATCCATGCCAGTTTACCAGCTGGTAGATTTTTCTGCAGTTGTGatgaaggagaaaatatgaagtaaGCTGAATGGAGTATTAAGTCTTACCAAAAAGAAATAGGCATCTTTACTGCCTTGTAAAGGTGATGGTATTGCCCGCAACAGAAGAATTTGTGTCAAAGAAGCGTACTTGTACTTGCTGTAATACTTGTACGTCATTACTAGTttgtgctggcacagcagctgctgtgaatGCTCAGCTCTTGGGATGCAATTCCAGAAGGTTAGTGGCTGATGTTATGTTCTCTGTATAGGAAAGAACTGTCACCTCAGTACAAAAGAAAGATTgagggttggtttgggttttggaggatttttttgcatgtgtttgttACAGTAGGAATCCAAACCAGTTATGTGAAAGCTGAAGCAAATCTGTTAGCAATTCTGTACAAaaccattttggttttgtacattttctgttccttactGTTTTGAAGAGTATTTAGACTGaccctttttggttttttcagtgGAGTAAAAGATGGGGAAGGATGTAaattcggggggggggaggggcaggcAGCGGCAGAATGGGGAGTGTAGTCCTGTATACTGGAAGTGTTTTGTAATACTTGCTCTATGTTCAGAAATAGTGACATTATGGCTAATATGTGGCATATAAATAGCAAAACTTAGacttttacagaataaaaaatattacttcaaTAGTTGCTGATTTCAAGCATACCCAGTATCACTGAGTTCTGATAAAACAGCATTCTTTGAGCAGCGTGCCTCTGGAGTGGGGAAGTTAACAATGTTCAGAActcttttaaaagataaatttgtCAGAAGGAAAGACTGGACTAATCTTGAGCTTATGGCTTAGTCGTAAGTCAGATGGGGCTTCATAAAGTCATGCTgcacttggggtttttttgtgtaactaaaattgttatttattttatgtggtCTCACTTGTCCTATTGGAGAAGTAACATTTATTCTTACTGaaataatgaagcagaaagcctcaaaggaattttttttttaagtgatatgGTAGTATTCTATCATTTGTTGTACAGGTGTTTCTTTTGTGATTGCCCCAAAAGTGATAGTGTATATATGTGAGGAAGTGTAGTCTGACCGGGTTCTTCACATGTGCCAGGCAGAGGACTTAACTGCAAGAGGTCATGCCTCTAGAAGCAGCTCTGGGGATGTTTCATTACACTTGcaagattcatttttttctgtttttaatagaaACACTGCAGTAGTTCTTTCCctagttttggggaaggaggagatgcAGGGGGgaataaagaagtaaaaacttGGTAGGTGTATTTGATTTTTGAGTTGGGAAAAGCGTGGTATCCTGAGGGCAAAACAGACGGTAGTACCTATTAGCAGCCATGAACTAGAAACAATCTGTGCAAAACTACATTTGTCCCAGACTTACTAACTGTACTTTGTGCAGTTCTCTTCCCTCTTCGCTAAATCTTCAATTATTTGCTTTAGACAGGATTACTCTGTCCTGTGATCAGAAAACATTGGCTTCATTCATTTGTCTTACGGTCAAATTGTTAGGTGGGTTCCTGAGTGTTTATCATATAGAAAAATTGtgtaaaacttgtttttcagcCAATCTGAGGGCTCTTTCTGTAAGTAAAAGAAAGCGCTCTAAGCATCAGCAGCGTAGCATGTTGAAGAATCACTTGGGTAAAGCAAATAATATTGACCaaataattctggttttgtagGGTTTGCAGTGTTGTCAATATATGCCTTATACTTTCAATTGACAATGTTTGCTCTTCCCTGTGGCTTAAAGATTTAAGGGTTTCCATCATGCTCCTAGAGTTAAGCAGACTTGCTATATTTAAATTGTGCTGATAAGTCATGAAACAAATtacttctttccttgttttcactagaaatgtttatttggttttgtttttttaagtcccTGTAAAGATAAAGAGGGAAAATAGCCTTGCAGGTAGGCAGTAGATCGTGTAGAGCTTCAGAATAGTCAGTGAATGGCTATTTGCTGAAAGAGGTTGAAAGATAGTTTGAGGTGTAGAATGAGAATCTTGACTCTGTACCCATGAAGACAACATCTTTCTTAGTACTTTGCTGAAGAACTTCTTAAAAGGTGCCTCTGGTTGgggtgtggtttttgtttgttctaaTACTTAGTTCGTGGGCAGAAGGAGTATCTGTTTTCATGACCTTACCTTTCTCCCCTGCTGCTAAGAACTAAATAAATTCCACTACTGTCCTCATTCATTTTCCACTCTTTGTCATTTTGCCCCATAAATTTTGTGTATATGCTTACAAACTCAACCAGAACAGTAATGCTCTTGAGTTTCAATGCTGCCCAAAGAGTGGAAAATCAAAAGTTCATAATGGCTACTCTCAGTGTTTCAACTCCCTAACTTTAAACACCAGTTACCAGCAAATGAGATAATCAAAATGAAGTGCTTGGATTTGTTTTCACTAGTTTCATGTTaagaattttacttttgtaGCTTAGTTTTGAGAGTAGTTTGGGAATTTACAGAATTTAATCACTTAACAGCTTATCATTTGTTAATCATTTGAGGTGGAGGGCTTAAAGTTTACCACAAGAATTTAAGAGGGTAAGTCAGATATAACTGAGGATTGTTGTAACATGCAGCTTTCTGCTAATTGCTCACTAAAGTCTCTGTTATAAAATTTTACCTGTTGCATttcttggtttttcttttattttaatcactCTTATATACTTCCTTCTGTGCTAAAAGGTAAAATGACTGCAGCTTGGTTCATGTCGCCTAGTTTCAAAGATCAAATTACATTATCCTATGTTGATTTAAATATTCTGTCTTTAGCAAGCATTGAGCACTTTCAAACAGTGGTTCACAGGTATATTGTTTGTGATGAGGTACTTGTTTGatgaaattgtttttcattatattAGGACCTCCCAAGTAGTACCCAAGAACGCCTCCTGGGCGTTCAGATAAATGACGAACTGTCCAATATTGTGGGCTTGGATACTGAATCTACTGCACAGAtgaatctgaagaaaaataaatatccacTGAAGTTGCAGAAAGTTATTTTGTACTGGAGTACTATTAACTTTCTGAAATAGTCATTTTTCATACCATCTGTGTTCACTCACCAACTGTAGATCTTCACAGATTGTGTTCCTTTTTAACATGTCAATTGCTATCAATTACTTTGAGGTTTGAGTAACTTACCTGCTGTAGCTATTTGAATAGTCTTTGAAGGAGGACAAGTAAAGAGGAGAATAAATGTCCATCTTACACGAAATTAATTTCAGGACAGTTTAGTGTTGGCAAGTGTTGACAGTATTAGACCTAACTTACCTAGCTAGGCTGAAGGCTTGTACCAATGCAAAATAGTAAACTAAGACTGAAATCTGAATTATGTTTGACCACTTGTATGACACAAGCCCACACGCTGCAGTATTTGTTGAGCAGATGGCTCATAACATTATCCCTGGAAGATGGGAGCATGAATGACTGCTCTCAAAATGCTCTTCAGTATTGTTCTATAGAACTTTCTGATACATAGCTGGTATTGCTTTACAGCTTACACACTTGTGCATAGGTGTGATGCAGTATGTACAGAGTTAGCAGTTTGATTCATCTGCATTATCATCCAAGAGGCACGTGCAGGTAATCTATAACTCCTGCACTAGAGATTACTATGTGCAAAATACTTTATATGCTAAGGACTCAAGACTGAGTGGAACTTCAAAAATTGTGGAGTATCACGTATCCTTGTTTACTACAGTGATTAGACTGTTAATAGGAAAGGATCAgttaagtttttgttttcttggttgCTTGCGAgtaaagattttgaaaaatcagttgAGTATAAGTGAACTTTTTTCTATTATGTCTTTACAGGAGTACCAAAGTCAGATCTTCTACATACAAGATCTTTAAGAGGGCACAGagactgctttgaaaaatttcaCTTAATAGCAAATCAGGACTGCCCACGATCAAAACTCTCTAAAAGTCCATatgcagaagtaaaaaatatcttgagcaaaaaaattaactggATCATACAGTATGCACAAAACAAGGATTTAGACTCTGATCCTGAAAGCTCAAAAACATCCCAACACCAGCTTTTTAACTTCAGGCATCAGACTGATAGAAAGTTACTCCCACAGTTTGACTCCCCAGTACCTAGATACTCTGCAAAATGGATAGATGGGAATTCTGGAGGCATCTCGGGCTGCTCACAGACTCTTTTGGAACAAAGAGAATCCACTGATTTCAGACTTGGTGTGTTACAAGAAACAGGTGCTaccttctgctgcagcagtgttttgtgGTCTAATCACAACCAAGtccagaaagctgaaaaagttGAAGGTGATTCACTTCCCAGTGTTCATAGAAGGCATCCTCAATACAGCAGGGAAGAATGTAAGTATATATCTATTTACATGCAACCTAGCAAGCAAGGGCATTCTTTGAAATATCTCTTGGCCACATAATGTACCCACAGGGCATTAATTTACATCCTGAAATCCAGCTTTTAACAGTTTGGAGTTACTGTAaaatctgtgaaggaaaacactACATGGCTAAGCAAACAGCGTGGAGGGTTTGGTTGTTGGGGGGGAgttggttggtggtttttttggggggtttttttttcctgttagtgATACCTCAGTGTGATACAGGACATGCCTAACTTACACAAAAAAGTTACTGTTACAGTTGATTGCAGTCACTTCAGTATGTCAGTCCTGGCAGTTGCACAGTCATGCCTGTGGAGATTACTAAGCTcctgaaaataactgttttaCTGAACTTGTGCGGTGCCTTGAGTTACATTTTACAGAGAGCTGCCCTAAGCAATAGGGGAAATTAGAGGTAAGGTAGCAGAGCAAACTTGTGAAATAACATGAAGTTAAACATTCTTAATAGTAGCAGGCTTTCCTTGTGCAttttactaattatttt is a window encoding:
- the C8H21orf91 gene encoding protein EURL homolog — its product is MNEEQFVSIDLDDDNVCSVCKLGTEKETLSFCHVCFELNIEGVPKSDLLHTRSLRGHRDCFEKFHLIANQDCPRSKLSKSPYAEVKNILSKKINWIIQYAQNKDLDSDPESSKTSQHQLFNFRHQTDRKLLPQFDSPVPRYSAKWIDGNSGGISGCSQTLLEQRESTDFRLGVLQETGATFCCSSVLWSNHNQVQKAEKVEGDSLPSVHRRHPQYSREELTMMTSGELKQLNEKLLKQIQDVFEELTQQVQEKDSLASELNVRHIAIEQLLKNYSKLPCLQMGRAGMKSNVPI